GGTTGCAATAAAGCTCAAATTCTTCAGCAATACCACAACCAGTGCTTTTGACAGATCGTTGGTAAAATAAAGGTCCATTTTGGCGAGAGCGACTCTACGTTTGCGAGCGTGCACATCTAAACTTATGGtaaggaaaacaaaaactttacaaAAATCTTGTTTCCATTGAATTGTTTGttcaaatgtatataaaataccaATGTAAGTTGAAGAGATAGGAAATTGATAGAGAAACAAAATATTCTGATTAGACTCAGTAACAAATGAAGAGCTTCCGAGGTTGTGTAGAAATTATGTTGTGTTTGTAGGTGGACTGTGATCCGACACACAGACAGATGACTATTGACAATACTCTATGACATTTGACAGATAGTGAAACacgttttgttttagtttatcgCACAAAATAACTATTTACAGAAATCCGTTCTAATCGGAGTTAATCACAtggtaaaattatattgaatgatatactaattaaatttaaaaaaaataatatttcgaaAAATTACTAAGATATTTTgtcacttaaaatataatagaaatatttatatatatttttgtttcggtattatagaataattataattatgtctACAATTTCAATGTAAAAGTTAATCTGTGTTCAAATTAAATGTGCTATGAATGTTATCGTACGAaagtgtaatattatattataaatgttgagACATTATTCTGGTATATTCCAtgttaatatgtattaattCTCTCAAACTTGAAGCATACCGTATTTTCCCCTTTTATGATTTATCTGAGAAGGCATTAATCAGCCATGCTTTGTTAGACATTCATCGCAATTAAGCAATTATGTAGCAGAATGCAATTTATTTTCCTGTGCCATATGAACAGTTCATTATCATTTAGACAGATTGGAAATGTAACAAAATGGTGCGAAGGCTGCAAATGTGCATATTGTACTTGCCAGCTGATGCTTGTAGTTCGAATGAAGAGGTATTCTacgtttctatttattttttgtaagctATAAAGATCAAACAGCCAAATAGAATACTGGCCACACAGTctttttcatttctatttttaaactactaaTACAATCGATATCGAATAGTTTAAGACACACTAAAACGAGAATTATGTTACTTTTGTTGCCACGagctaaaaataacaaattattctcAAAatcatattgttttatattattgagtGACCATTCTgtttggaatttataaaaactcAATGTTAAATAAGACTTCTAAGTGTAGAATAGAATTTTAACCTGTGACAACATTTTTTCGACTGACAAAGTAAtgattaacaaatattttaatctgcTCTCACCTTATAAAATTGACATTATGTAATCCTAGAATTTTCGAGTCatcaattttacataatttacttattttaagaaataatctttatattattcttttaatattgtatttaagtatatcagCTCATAGATTATCTATTACTTTTTTAGAAACTTTCGTTaaacccattttttttaaatgttgtgttGCCAGTATTCAATTTGAAgattttatatagatttttcttgggataaaaatgatatttggTTTCCCATTTCATTCATGCTTTAgatttatttagataataattaaattattttgccaAAAAATGTAACCTTTCCATCTTTTGTAAATATAGATTCATTTAGCATCATTTTTAAATTGGTTACTTAAAATAGTTAGTCTTAGATTTCGATGTTCATAAAAAGTGTTACTTTATCTTATCCTAAGCTTTTTAAGAACTGGGATTTCTTCAAAATTACGagagtaataatattttttttttatttgatttatgtcTGATCAGGAAAAGATAGTAAATTGCTTGAGCGTTTAAGATTTACACTTCctttatttgttttcaaaagTAATTACTTTCCGAATGCAGTATATTTTTTCCTggttagattaaaaataaatattttgagtcataaaatttatattcacgTAATCTGGCCTAATTGattgttttcttaattctgaAGTTTGGTTGCTTGTTATTTCACATAggtatttgaaattattttttatcaaattctttattgtattcgttaaattatatttgaaacaattttgaattacaCGTATAGAATTGAATTCCCagttataaatttttgtaaatgtatgtaaatttttAGTAGATTATATTAGATGTTACGTAGATTGTAACCttctaaaagaaaaacaaaagaaaaaaatatgaaagcgATAACGATATTAAAAAGAATTACAAATCGATTTTGTGTATTAATTTCTCCTAAATACTTCGATTAATAGACATAGGCTTTCAAAATACCTTAAATGTTTCGCATTTAAGGTATTTTgtgcgtctgtttgtttgtttccttaCTTGATTCAACCGATGAACCAATATTGATGGAATTTAACTCGGGTGATATAACGCATTGatacccagtgggtaggacatcgACTTTCGTGGGCCAGAGTTCAAAACCTCTTAACTCATGTGCGTgagaagcaattaaaaatatcacttgcttcaacggtgaaggaaaacgtcgtgttgaatgtgcatgcctgagagtactccataaggttctcaaacgtgtggaaaaactaataaatacaaGATACACAATATAAAGAGACAATGAACTTAAACCAggccttaaaataaaaacattttaattgttataattaaatcACATTTATTGGTATTGGATTGATTTCTATTGCTGTTACATGAATGTCTtagcgataaataaattttctaataaataatagaaactaAGTTTCGCTTATCCTACAACAAGGAGTCCATCTTCAAGAAATGAGTATGGCGGTACTTCAAGGTTTAATGGAGCTGGGCCTTTGCGGATTCTTCCAGAAGCATCGTAATGAGAGCCGTGACATGGGCAATAATAGCCTCCGAAGTCACCAGAGTTGGCCACAGGTACACAGCCAAGATGAGTGCATACTCCAATAACAACTAACCACTTGGGGTCTTGAGTACGGATATCATCGTGTTGTGGATCACGGAGCTGGTCAACAGGCACTGACTTCTCCGTTGCTATTTCATTGGCAGTCctgtaaacaaaaataagatgTTTAATGAAggtattatattgttttatttaatggttctacaTTCAGTTTCAAAGATTAGTTTGAACTTATGAGATCCAAACATACTTTTGCATGCAtgatttttgagtaaacaatgAAAGATTAAGGCCTGAGTTTGGAAATGGGCACTCTCCACTACTGTTCCTCTGAGAGAATGTTAAGGTCCCAGTTATTTCAGTAATatctaataaaaattgttaatctCCTACAACCAACATTGGTAGCTGGTGGGCCattgaaaattctaaattctaaattcatttatttcaagtaggcctaatataagcacttttgaaacgacaagtatgtctgtttgtagttggTACTACCGGTTGGTACCGTTGGTAGAGTCTACCAGCGGTTTACAAGGCAGACTCTACCAAGAGaaagcctgcaagaaactcagcacttgctcttttccaataatataataatttaatataaaataattatactatgacaatacacacatcgccatctagccccaaagtaagcgtagcttgtgttatggatactgagatagctgatgaataattaaattatttattttatgattaagatacacatacatacttataatatacagataaacacgtcTATCTTGTGTAACATAAAAGCAGAGCGGCTTGCTACTtgacaaccttgtcattaagaaattcatcaatagtatattGCAGTTGTGTATATTAATAGGCtgattatgatataaaattaagtagcaTGTCAATTAATCAAAcatgaaaactttaaataaaatcctACTAAACTAAGGTAttggtaataaattattaatatcaatgGGAAATATTACCTGTGACGAATGAAGAGTGGCTTACCACGCCACTTAAAAGTAACTGACTTTCCTTCCGGGATCTCGGCcagtttaatttcaattttagcTAACGCAAGAACATCAGCTGCAGCTGCCATGGACGATACAAACTGTGTGACAACCGACTTGGCTGCATAAGCTCCAGCAACACTACCCGctgtaatttttcatttaatatgtaaatatattaatttctcaaaaaaaaaggCTAATTTAAGCGAAATTCAAACTgaatttaaacaatacaaatcCTAAAgcttaagaattttaaatatatcctTACTTAAGGAACTAGCAATCAAAACAGGAAAATATCTTCTATCTTTAGTCTGAATATTAGACCATCGGAATCCACAACATGCATTAtcacatacttttttttctatacaattgAATCAAGGGTTATGGCAGgttaaagaaggtttcaaactAAATAACATCACCTTATGACCTATAGGGTAAGTGGGTGACCTgcagcttataatttaaaaaatgggaATCTATTGTATCACAGACATCTAACCACATATTTTATCTCACATTGATCACAATAAATATCATCTTTTAATTACTATGACAATAAGATCTACTCAtcctttacaatttaacatagATTGACAGTACATTGATAAATTCCTCAAAAATAATTTGGTAACCTTAGGGATCAAAGTTAGAGACAGAAGGCAAAGCAAAGGATTAACCTTACATAGTTCAATTTGGTAAGGTTATAGAAGATTTGAAATAGTTTCATTGTCAAGAGAGAAtatgaaatacaaataatatcacCCATTTACTTTTAGACTACTATTTTACTAGATGGCATGTGTATGTAACTTAAACATGTCCGAATAAATTTTAAGTGGATCAATAATGCAAATGCAATATAAGTTATAGATGATGAGTTAACTGGGCTGGCaacgatgatgattataaagCTTAAGTTGCATTGCATTGACTATACAGAATATGGAAAAAGTGTACAACTGACCTCCAGCAATAAGGTAAGTGAACGATTGGCGTCCATCAACATTTTCGGTAGCCTTGGACGTTGGGTCTAGTGTGTCCTTGCGTCGGTATGCAGAAAAATCGGGATACGCAATATCGGTGTGCGCAAAACGTACTTGAGTCACTGAAATTGACAGAAATGTTATGTAACACGGATTTTCATTATAACCACTTTATGAAAAGCTGAATCCGTAGTGCACTTACTACGAGGTCCATGTTTGATCTTCAAGTTCTGGACAGGTAAAGCTCCCTGTAAAGACTGCACGGTGGAAGTCTTGGGAAGGGGTTGCGACACCAATTTGTCGACAGGAATTGGTGCCACAACGAGCGGTTTCAGGCCATTTGACACTACACTTGAAGTGGCTTTAAAGTATGGAGCCAAGTGCCCAGCCCGCGCGACAGAAGTCATTTTGCTTGGAACTGAATTTACGCAATAAAATTGCTTTTTATTCTTTCGCGATGCGCCCGTTTGACGTCTTA
This Pararge aegeria chromosome 3, ilParAegt1.1, whole genome shotgun sequence DNA region includes the following protein-coding sequences:
- the LOC120637388 gene encoding cytochrome b-c1 complex subunit Rieske, mitochondrial-like; the encoded protein is MTSVARAGHLAPYFKATSSVVSNGLKPLVVAPIPVDKLVSQPLPKTSTVQSLQGALPVQNLKIKHGPRMTQVRFAHTDIAYPDFSAYRRKDTLDPTSKATENVDGRQSFTYLIAGAGSVAGAYAAKSVVTQFVSSMAAAADVLALAKIEIKLAEIPEGKSVTFKWRGKPLFIRHRTANEIATEKSVPVDQLRDPQHDDIRTQDPKWLVVIGVCTHLGCVPVANSGDFGGYYCPCHGSHYDASGRIRKGPAPLNLEVPPYSFLEDGLLVVG